The genomic DNA CTACAGAAATTTGAGAATATGTGCTGTTTTTTCTGTcttgtttttaaatttaaaattcaaataatttaaaaagagTCCACATATTATAGTTTATCACACTTTTTTCactttaaataaaagaaaatcattttaaataaaataaagattatAAAGATTatttgaaggttttttttcatccattttaaaaaaaaatttaaatgacaaATATGTAAAGAAAATATTTACGCTTCACACCTTTTTAATCTATTAAAATGCAAATAGATAATAATTGCAAATAGATGCAAATaatttttaagaaaaacaaaatgtaaaaatgtttttttcaaaatgattcATTTCCCCCCTcctcatttgaaaataaataaataaatgttttttttgaattagaaataataatataaaaagaggatactgtatttgcatttttttctcattggaagataaaaataaagaaaatatttactgtttcaccccccccccccttttttttttattaataatgtaaagagattaaaaatagaaatggatttgaaataaattttttaagtcGATACctccaaatgattaaaaattgttgTCATTGATTCATTTCTTAACCAAATAGTTGTCGATCAGTTGCTGGCTGGCAGACATAATGTCTATCCAAACTCAAAGATGAGTTTAACATCGCTTGCACTTGCCATACAAACAGTTAACCTATATGTCAAGTACAGGGCTGCAAAATATTGTCCTGCAGGCTGCAATTGGCCCTGGAGCCTCAATTTGACACCTATAAATTAATCCATTACTGATCTcctaaaaacattgtttttggtCTGGACAGTTGCAAAGAAAACCCGCTCAAGCATAAAAAGGCAACGAGTTCCAACGTCTATCCAATCAGAAGCCTGTACTGAGGGTGTCAGTCTCAGTGGGAGTCTTGCGGGGGCTGGGCAGGCTTTTGAGGTACTCCAGGTGTCTCCGAGCTTCGGCCTGGTTCTGCCGGACGTAGTAGACCACGTAGACGATGACCATGAAGAACCAGACAAACATGGTGACCAGCATGGCCACGTCGGTGGTCTTCCTATGCAGACTGCAGAAGTTAACGCCCGAATCCAGAAGCCTGACGAGCGGCTGTCCGGCGTGCTCGCCGCCGGACGCCACCGGGTCCTCCCATCGGCCCAGCTCGCCGGGCCCCCGCGCCGAGCTCTCGCACACGATGCCGTTGACCGTCTCGGGTTCAAGGTTGAGCGACTCCATCAGTTCCTGGAGCGAACAGTCGCAGCGCCAGGGGTTATGGTAGAGGCGCGTCTTGGCCCGCGTGCCGCCGAACTCGTCCCGGCTGGCCTGCCTCAGCTGGTTGTGCGACAAGTCCAGGAGGCGCAACTCAGGGCCCAAGCGACGCAGGGCCCCCGAGGACAGCGAGTCGATGCGGTTGTGCGCCAGGTGGAGGTCCCGCAGGCGGGCCAGCTGGGCGAAGGCGTTCTCGGGGAGGCTGCGTATGTCGTTGCGCTCCAGGTGGAGGGACACCGTGTCTTCCGGGATCCCCTCGGGGACCTCGCGCAGCCCCGCGTCTGAGCACAGCACCGTGGCAGTGTCGCGGGTGCAGTGGCAGCCTTCGGGACACTGCGGGCGGACCGGAATCCAGAGGGAGAAGAAAAACAACGCACCGCACAGCCATCGCGCTGCATCGCCTCCTTATGTGTAGAAAGAGAAAGATCAATTATCATACTAGGTTAATTTTATTAGGGGTATCAAATTATCGTGTTAGTtgcatttaaccctttattgccaaatgtatcacattggatacacctaaaatttcgtgattttgagagtaattcagaattttgacatttctttttttaaaaaaaaaaaaaatgatggatgcaagtcaaggcATGCATCTGAAGgttccatgaggaaaaaaaaaaacaggatttacctAGGGTTAtacatattagagcgcttattacacatattcatttgagatttctttttcacaatttttggaaaaaaagtttcattaggaccttatttttcaaattttgggattctctgatgattgcttcatgttgcaggtctttaagTGTTAAAAAATTACAGAGCGTTATGCTTCTTAACCTTTTGAACCCTGAATTTACTATTCTGAATTTCCCattctgccattgacgatgccaGACGTATGTACAATCGTGTGGTGCCCCATCgtccttctgttgtgaattgaattgagctcattgatacatcattggaaagataaaatcccaattttctgtggaaagaaaatttttgaacaagagggcatttaaaaaattaaataaaataaaccccTAAATCCTAActcaaggtgagagcatgcaagagcataattaaagacaccatgaatttaacgagatattatcgcgtacttaccttgtttcgaaccaaaaactccatgtagcatgtttcACTGAttgtcaagacacaactgtgaatggccacagccggacttttgggggattttatgggtgaaacatgataatataacactgtaatataacaagggttgcaatcagggccggagtgggactcattttcggccctggaatttcatgcctcagaccggcccactcatttaaaattatgtcattatgcatacacgtgttaagttcagtgttctctaaagccgtgtactgtaattctgtgtattccaattcagtgcaggtcatggttgtttaacaaggtggctttattttaacaagtgcaacacaacatattttgaacaaatttaaaaatggattttaaaaaaaactatattaaatgatacatttgaaaaataaattaggcctgtcaaatgattaaaatttttgatcgagttaattacagcttaaaaattaatcgtaattaatcgcaattcaaaccatctataaaatatgccatatttttctgtaaattattgttggaatggaaagatgagacacaagatggatatatacattcaacataaggtacataaggactgtatttgtttattataacaataaatcaacaagatggcattaacattattaacattctgttaaagcgatccatggatagaaagacttgtagttcttaaaagataaatgttagtacaagctatagaaattttaatttaaaacccctcttaatgttttcgttttaataaaatttgtaaaattttcaatcaaaaaataaactagtagcccgccattgttgatgtcaataattacttacacaatgctcatgggtgctgaagcctataaaatcagtcgcacccaagcgccagcggagggcggcaaaactccataaagcacaattaacaagtgggcatgtcattgtactgtcatttaaatctgtctgagcagggcatgtgcgttaattgcgtcaaatattttaacgtgattcattaaaaaaattaattaccgcccgttaacgcgataattttggcagccccaaaataaatgaataaataagaccttttctgcaacatcaaatattaacaaaatgagtgcttacagataaaacaaacatagcaacataacaatatgaaaaataaagaatacgtattgcacattgtaacaacttctaatgatactattatccattttccatttccactttaaaaacgccacgtaattgattatattaattctaatgttcactcgctgaacgacatggccatcctaccttccagctctgcacctgtggtgtgttcattatggctaatgcttgctgctacatatcccttgtgaggtgctacaagaagccaaagtttccacaattacatattgtcgtatcacacggtgcaagttgcattttattcgccatgtggccttaccactttcgttgtaatcctctgtagtttgaggcagcaaggtcgttgcatgaaaaaaattagctattttcgcgcattttgccgattctttcacgagtgcttttctctttttaattcttatttttcagcgccacccttgctctttttatccatccgagcaccgagatagcagctaatttggctcaatacagactacaattagggggcggagctgcatgctgtatttttcgtctgcacacgtgaggatgagtctggaaaaaaaaataatactgtttttttttttttaagacggcccacagggacagcggtaacagaatgtaagttatactcagtgacactgtcataaataaataccaaacaaaaaatgataacagtgtaatttttttttttttttttaaataaaacgcggaccggcccatctggccggccggcccttctggaatcgtccagaagctcccgattagtcactccgggcctggttgcaatgcagaaatcgcagacatcaaggaatggtcgagattttctttttcaatatttacacttttaaacttttttttttcaacgtttTCTGTGTttgaattgattatttatcaactaaaatattgggggaaatgcaacagtaacaaaaaaaaaaaaaagcgatagttatgaggtagatatccgtgaccttctgtatttacagacacaattttttaattgtgacataatttaaaagtttaaaatatgcgagtgaataattttataaagttgttttttgtttttttttcactaaataTTAGAAAGCAATTAatcattctaagctaaaaatgatagacatttcgaataataaatatcatttcTTACCTTCTttatatggctgggttgaaacaaaagcggttgcgcggtgtctgtaaacgttaattactgccggtgaaagcgatacagacccccacaaggtataaaagaggtgtcactcaactagttgtcagtccacatatcacaaatgttatgaaaatattttataaaggttgaaaagttacatagtgttgctttaattacaATTCTATATTTTccactattttgttttttaaggtattgttttaataacattttctccatatatttattattattattttcatatacagtggggcaaataagtatttagtcaaccactaattgtgcaagttctccttcttgaaaagataagaaaggcctgtaattatcaacatgggtaaacctcaactatgagagacagaatgtggaaaaaaaaaagaaagaaaattacattgtttgatttttaaagaatttatttccaaattagagtggaaaataagtatttggtcacctacatacaagcaagatttctgaggtctaacgaggctccactcgttacctgtattaatggcacctgttttaactcattattggtataaaagacacctgtccccaacctcagtcagtcacactccaaactccactatggccaagaccaaagagctgtcgaaggacaccagagacaaaattgtagacctgcaccaggctgggaagactgaatctgcaataggtaaaacgtttgggGTGAAGAAatcaatttttagaaaatggaacacatacaagactactaataatctccctcgatctggggcttcatgcaagatctcaccccgtggcgtcaaaatgataacaagaacggtgagcaaaaatcccagaaccacacggggggacctagtgaatgacctacagagagctgggaccacagtaacaaaggctactatcagtaacacaatgtgccgccagggactcaaatcctgcactgccagacgtgtccccctgctgaagccagtaacacgtccaggcccgtctgcggttcgctagagagcatttgaatgatccagaaggggattgggagaatgtgttatggtcagatgaaaccaaaatagaactttttggtagaaagacaggttcccgtgtttggaggagaagtaatactgaattgcatccgaagaacaccatacccactgtgaggcatgggggtggaaacttcatgctttggggctgt from Corythoichthys intestinalis isolate RoL2023-P3 chromosome 9, ASM3026506v1, whole genome shotgun sequence includes the following:
- the LOC130921916 gene encoding leucine-rich repeat-containing protein 3-like, encoding MAAMEKTAGKRRPRRGDAARWLCGALFFFSLWIPVRPQCPEGCHCTRDTATVLCSDAGLREVPEGIPEDTVSLHLERNDIRSLPENAFAQLARLRDLHLAHNRIDSLSSGALRRLGPELRLLDLSHNQLRQASRDEFGGTRAKTRLYHNPWRCDCSLQELMESLNLEPETVNGIVCESSARGPGELGRWEDPVASGGEHAGQPLVRLLDSGVNFCSLHRKTTDVAMLVTMFVWFFMVIVYVVYYVRQNQAEARRHLEYLKSLPSPRKTPTETDTLSTGF